DNA sequence from the Streptomyces canus genome:
CCTGTACTCCGTCTTTCACGCGCCGGCGGAGCGCTGGCTGGGGACCGCGCGCTGGCTGGCGGTGTGTGCGGCGGCTCACGTACTGGCCACGCTGATCAGCGAGGGGGCGCTGCTGTGGGGGATCCGGCACGGCATGGCGCCCGCGTCCGCGGTCGACACGCTGGACATCGGGGTGAGTTACGCCCTGGCCGGGGTGATCGCCGTGCTCGTGTACCGGATTCCGGCGCCTTGGCGGTACGTCTACGGGTTCGCGGTCCTCGTCGTGTACGCGGTACCGCTGGTGACCGGGCGGACCTTCACCGATCTGGGGCACTTCACTTCGGTGCTGATCGGGTTCGGGTGTCGGCCGCTGGTGACGGGGCGCGAAAAAGCACGGAATCCGAAGGAGACAGCGGCCGCGCCGACGGGTTAACGTCCCGGGCCATGAGCAGCACTGCCGTGAACGGCGGCATCTCCTTCTGGTACGCGGACGACGGCTTTCCCGAGGCGCGGGAGCCGCTCGGCGGTGACGCGTCGGCGGACGTGGTGATCGTCGGCGGCGGGTACACGGGACTGTGGACGGCGTACTACCTGAAGAAGGCCGTGCCCTTCCTGCGGATCACCGTTCTGGAGCAGAAGTTCTGCGGCTACGGCGCCTCCGGGCGCAACGGCGGCTGGCTCTACAACGGCAT
Encoded proteins:
- a CDS encoding rhomboid-like protein: MRINRGAHRVWAYVRSAPGTYVWLAVLFVTTVALHHMSPEFEEEFLRQRSTNIHELSSNPVRVLVASAMWIDSGHWLPYVVLYSVFHAPAERWLGTARWLAVCAAAHVLATLISEGALLWGIRHGMAPASAVDTLDIGVSYALAGVIAVLVYRIPAPWRYVYGFAVLVVYAVPLVTGRTFTDLGHFTSVLIGFGCRPLVTGREKARNPKETAAAPTG